The sequence TTGCTATAGTTAGACGCTTTAATCCATGGAAGAGCTTCCCGAACAGCTATAGCTTCTGCCACTACTGGCTCATAAAAACCATTTAACGGGGCGTGAGAAGCAAAAAGGCAGGTCCCCGATGATCCCAAAAAGCCAACCGAACAATAACCTTCTTCCTAGAAAACCCCGGCATCCACATTGCAATTAAATGAACCTTTCGAAGGGCACTGCCACGGCAATGGGCCAGAAACTGCAGCTGGAACAGGAAGCTTTTCTAATGACTCTGCCTGAGTGCCAAATCTAACCGAGCAGCCTGAAGAACGTTGGCAGGACTGagaattttttctcctaaactACACTGTTCCGATACTTCCAGAGGCTCCAAATAATCACTGCAATTTCCGCAAAAACATCAGCAGAAGCAACAGTAAGCAAATTCCCCAGCCAGCTCAAAATAGCAAATACTGAATCCATCCGCTGGTCCCCAAAGAACAAATGCCAAACTTGCTTAGCCATCGGGCACTCCAAAAAAATGAGACTTTCGTCTTCCCCAACACAGTGGTACAGATAGGGTAGAGATTAGGATGGAAACTATGTCACTTGGAAAGATTTGCCATTGTAGGTAGGTATTGTGAAATATAATATGAAGCTATTGTGCTAAAATAGAAGATATAAGAAATGAAAAGTTTGTAACTTAACTACAAATTGATATCAAGATACCTATTCCTATTTTTTTTCGTTTTAACTATTCAGGTTCCAGCATCCTAATTTTGGTTGTTACGTTCATTGCCCATTTTTTCTGACACACATGTCCACGCtttgttcttttcttttattgtcATTTTCATAATAATGTTGCCGATACAATTGTCCAAATATGGGCAAAAAGCTTACATGTTTCTATATCGAAAGAATGTTGGGTTCAACTAATCATTGTTTTAGGATTTTTGTGACAGAAATTGAGAGTTTTATCAAATGTTCGGTAAGCAATTAAAAGTTTGAGGATAGATGGCGAGGGTAATTAGCCCAGTGATTATATTATATGGTTGGTATGTTGAGTGCAGCTAATCATATTGTGTTAGGATTTTTGTGACAGAAATTGAGAGTTTTATGAATATTTCGTAACCAATTAAAAGTTCTGAGGATGGACGGTGAGGGTAATTAACCCAGTGATTATATTATATGGTTGGTATGTTGAGTGCAGCTAAGCATTGTGTTAGGATTTTTGTGACAAAAATTGAGAGTTTTATGAATATTCTGTAACCAATTAAAAGTTCGAGGATGGATGATGAGGGTAATTAACCCAGTGATTATATTATATGGTTGGTTTCTTCTCTTCCAAAGTGAAATTTAGCCTTTTTCTCTGTTTGTATGTTGATTGCTTTCCTCTTAAAATCGTAGATTGCCTTATGTCAAGCGTTAGCAGGAACAATACATGCTTATGCATATATGGTTTGGGAGTTTTATTAAATTCACTCTTATTCCTACACAAGTATAATGTGTTGCATATGTATTGTGGAAGGTTTGATAGATTCCTTATGACTGCAGCATTAACATATGCACATTCCATAAGCCCGTTTGTTTAGAAAGAAGCTTTTCAGAAAATCATTGCCAATTCATGAAATTACTGCTATCGTGGAAGGTTTCTGTTAAAAATGCTTTATTTAACCCAAATTCATTTTGCATCATATTACCAATTATATCTATGTTCAAGTAaaaacaatctttattaaagGCAAAGGTAAGTTGATGAAACCACCTTTATTCCACTGAatgtttacttaaaaaaaaaaaaaaaggtttcaaAGCACATGCTGTTTGTGTTGAAAGCAATATCTATATTCTTCATGTTGAAACCTGAAACAGAAACTTATTTTATAAACAAACAGATTAACACTAATACATTTTGTTAACCTCGAAAACTCCCATTAGATTGAATACTGATTTATTGCAtgagcaacaacaaacaacaacaacaaagccttagtcccgaaatgattcggggtcggctaacatgatgATATGATTATAATAGCAGCGAATAAAAAAGTAAATTGGGTTTTTATAGTGGTggtattaaagaaatatgtgcATAAGTATAAAGGAAATTGGTGTATCTCcatgtatttatttatatgaTGATATGATTATAATAGCAGTGAGAGTGAGTGATGATGAGGCTAAGTCAAATTATTTTGTCTGCACTGCAGTCGCTTGTTAATTCAGAATCAGCAACAGCAACGATCGACAGTGACTCAGGAGGATGACATGGTGGATGATAAATGAATGGCAAAGCGTGATTTAGAAAGAATATCTACCTAATTATGTATGATAACGAATCAATATATGCTTGGTAGCTTCTTCTGCATTAATTTAGTATGTAATTACATTGTTTATTAATTTGAGATTGAAATTATCAGTTTGGACCATCACATTACATATATCTCCCTCTTCCAACTTCCTAGATTTGGTTTTTACATATGGGGTTCTCATTAACTAAACTTGTAGACATTCAAATTCAATAACTATTGTATGGAAACGAATGCGTGTTTTTATGAACTAAACGATTTTAATTGCAAAAACTGGTTGGCAGTGGAATTGGGATGATAAAATTAAAACTTTTTTTATCTTCTGAAAGAGCACCTCTACCAACTAAGCTATGTGATTTGGCAATGAAAGGCTGGTAAAACTGGAAAGAAATTAGCCAGCCACTGTCGGTGGTGTCTtgtctttatttgaaaatttcacTCAATACATTGACTAAATAAGACCAACCGTTATTATCTATGGAAACAAGGGTAAATCTGTCCGCAAGACAAAAACAGATAAAACATGAAGTTGCTTTTGGGCAACAAGCAAGTAATGAtgttaaaattttgttttttgtttttttttgaagataaaaCAAATTGTGACTTTATATATATGGTTACCCTCTGATCaatatttgacaaaaaaaagaaaagaaaaaaagattaatgataagctaaaccctaaccctaaaagCTAAAACTTGAGAGTGATCTGACTTGCATTGGTTTCTTCATGAGCATCTAATTCCCTCAAAGGACCCAATCCTTTTCTGTCCACATTCTCAGCTTTCCAACTGCTACTCTCAGACTTTCCATCTTCAATGCTCTCGGAGCGTTCCGGTGAGGTATGAGGTTGTGATGTGGCCTTGTACATATGTAGCTGGTGATGAAGGTGGAGCGGCTGAGGCGGTGTGTAGAAATCTTgaggatgaggatgaggatgaggaagaaagtgaggtgGTGGTGCAGGGTGGTAGCTGGTTGCATACTCCGGTGGGACCCAAATGCCTCCTAGAACTACGAGTTGTGGTGCTGGGGCAGATGCTGCTTGTGGGCTTGGACTAGGTCTTCTTGTATGGAGCCTATATTTCTGTGCCATAGAAAAAGTAGTATATGCATGTTTTTATGGTGTCAGGTCAGGTCAAAAGAAAAAATTGATTTGGTACAAAATATACCTGCAGATGGCTTTTAACTTCATCATTGGTCAAACCCTCAACCTTCATTAGCTCTCTTATTTGTTTTGGTGTGGCCACTGTTAGACAGAAATCACTCAATCATTATTATATATACTCTTTCTACAACTGAAAAACAGATTTTGACATCCATGTAAAAACAACATAAGGCAATTTTAATAAGCTTAAATTAAGAAAAGATGTAGAATCTCAAGTTGAAggtgaaaaaagaaaaacatatatgtGGAAGTTGATAATTTACCTTGAGAACCTCCAAGCATTTGAAGAGCATTGACAAATCTGCGGTGCAAGTCAGGAGACCAACATCTTCTTGCCTTTCTATGAGTAGAAGTAGTATTATTATTGGTAGTTTGTCCATGATCCGGTGATGAATTAGGCTGCTCTCCCTTGTCAGATTCAGCACCCATAATTTGTTTATCAGG comes from Euphorbia lathyris chromosome 8, ddEupLath1.1, whole genome shotgun sequence and encodes:
- the LOC136202864 gene encoding myb family transcription factor EFM; this translates as MRSPSELTLDCKPHSYSMLLKSFGEHNNNNNDHTLKLEEFLSRLEQERQKIDVFKRELPLCMQLLTNAVETSRQQLQAYRGNQGGRPILEEFIPLNNDKSDNKVNWMTTAQLWTQPQPQPQPQSTLTNDNNNNNNNNIGGFSVSPKLCLDTKQRNGGAFLPFSKEKEKNLCPAPTTLALSSPDKQIMGAESDKGEQPNSSPDHGQTTNNNTTSTHRKARRCWSPDLHRRFVNALQMLGGSQVATPKQIRELMKVEGLTNDEVKSHLQKYRLHTRRPSPSPQAASAPAPQLVVLGGIWVPPEYATSYHPAPPPHFLPHPHPHPQDFYTPPQPLHLHHQLHMYKATSQPHTSPERSESIEDGKSESSSWKAENVDRKGLGPLRELDAHEETNASQITLKF